In one window of Bradyrhizobium diazoefficiens DNA:
- the efp gene encoding elongation factor P produces MRVIASSIRKGNVIEQDGKLYVVVTAENIHPGKGTPVSQIEMRRISDGVKISERYKTTDQVEKATIEERNFTFLYEDGDGFHFMNPETYDQVQVSKDVIGDAAAYLQESMTVKLSTHDVNVVSIALPQRVTLEVVETEPVTKGQTASSSYKPAILSNGVRTTVPPHIAVGTRIVVMTEDGSYSERAKD; encoded by the coding sequence TTGAGAGTCATCGCCAGTTCTATTCGCAAGGGCAACGTGATCGAGCAAGACGGCAAGCTCTATGTCGTCGTGACCGCCGAGAACATTCATCCCGGCAAGGGCACGCCGGTCAGCCAGATCGAAATGCGCCGAATCTCGGACGGGGTAAAGATCTCCGAGCGCTACAAGACCACCGACCAGGTCGAGAAGGCCACGATCGAAGAGCGCAACTTCACCTTCCTCTATGAAGATGGTGACGGCTTCCACTTTATGAACCCAGAAACCTATGATCAGGTCCAGGTGTCCAAAGACGTTATCGGCGACGCGGCCGCCTATCTCCAGGAGAGCATGACGGTCAAATTGTCGACGCACGACGTCAACGTGGTGTCGATCGCGTTGCCACAGCGCGTGACGCTGGAAGTGGTCGAGACCGAGCCGGTGACCAAGGGCCAGACCGCCTCCTCCTCCTACAAGCCCGCGATTCTCTCGAACGGCGTGCGCACCACCGTGCCGCCGCACATCGCCGTCGGCACCCGCATCGTGGTCATGACCGAGGACGGCTCCTACTCCGAGCGCGCCAAGGACTAA
- a CDS encoding M23 family peptidase: protein MAPGGETVGRKTFRFVSLLLASLSLLSAPPLAADEFRSPSLSALRVDWRAALGQLRTEINSRPRIAGDFIFAPRRSVPRFDPRAMPALVQLNAVSSQFFTGIARSSVPVLLPFDAAAYLEAQRSGAPGTPLALSRYQADFDPVDVFDAGPAGYSAGFSLEPGAGDGMPTRVFAKPVEIQITGSALVYDIADPAGGKGEPVKPLATIYPDLRRFIREGYVRYAFTRFGVAYVVSIQCLDSVAKPRRLACKEAYPVAERFLKALHIAGGLRTRPLMDVASDVIDRPAARSADFSYRPSGDIIPNTGYRRQGGHPDAMAYAQIRFPLERAPAFVHSQSYAKRDKDDGPTAYPWRDNFCESRSFEVWQCGGGYGHQGEDIRAAGCPSPADGRAPCDPKQRSVVAARDAVVIRAPKDQAATLEVNSRTEHIRFRYMHMNPEAMNANGVLNGRIVTEGEKIGVISNYLDHPAGTSMHLHFDVQLFTRDGWIWVSPYVTLVSAYERLIHARGREIGPEIAGTPQPVAHALPEDVIKPDPREGSSSEEN from the coding sequence GTGGCGCCGGGGGGCGAGACAGTGGGTAGGAAGACTTTCCGCTTCGTCTCGCTACTTCTGGCGTCGCTGTCGCTCCTCAGCGCACCTCCGCTCGCTGCGGATGAATTCCGCAGCCCCTCGCTCTCGGCCCTGCGCGTCGACTGGCGCGCAGCGCTCGGCCAGCTCCGCACCGAGATCAATAGTCGGCCTCGGATCGCAGGCGATTTCATTTTCGCGCCGCGCCGTTCGGTGCCGCGCTTCGATCCGCGCGCGATGCCGGCACTGGTTCAGCTCAATGCGGTCTCCTCGCAATTCTTCACTGGCATCGCCCGCAGCTCCGTTCCCGTGCTGCTGCCGTTCGATGCCGCCGCCTATCTCGAGGCGCAGCGCAGTGGCGCGCCGGGCACACCGCTCGCGCTGTCGCGCTACCAGGCCGATTTCGATCCCGTCGACGTGTTCGACGCCGGCCCCGCCGGCTATAGCGCGGGCTTTTCATTAGAACCCGGCGCCGGCGACGGCATGCCGACCCGCGTCTTCGCGAAACCGGTCGAAATTCAAATCACGGGATCGGCCCTGGTCTACGACATTGCCGACCCCGCCGGCGGCAAGGGTGAGCCGGTCAAGCCGTTGGCAACAATCTATCCGGATTTGCGCAGGTTCATCCGCGAAGGCTATGTGCGCTACGCCTTCACGCGCTTCGGTGTCGCCTATGTGGTGTCGATCCAGTGCCTGGACAGCGTCGCAAAACCGCGACGTCTTGCCTGCAAGGAAGCTTATCCCGTTGCCGAGCGCTTCCTGAAGGCGCTGCACATCGCCGGCGGCCTGCGCACGCGGCCGCTGATGGACGTCGCCTCCGACGTGATCGATCGTCCCGCCGCGCGTTCGGCGGATTTCAGCTACCGGCCGAGCGGCGACATCATCCCGAACACCGGTTATCGCAGACAGGGCGGCCATCCCGATGCGATGGCCTATGCGCAGATCCGCTTTCCGCTCGAACGGGCGCCAGCCTTCGTGCATTCGCAATCCTACGCCAAGCGCGACAAGGACGACGGCCCGACCGCCTATCCCTGGCGCGACAATTTCTGCGAGTCACGCAGCTTCGAGGTCTGGCAATGCGGCGGCGGCTATGGCCATCAGGGCGAGGACATTCGCGCCGCCGGCTGCCCCTCGCCGGCTGACGGCCGCGCGCCCTGCGATCCCAAGCAGCGCAGCGTCGTTGCCGCGCGCGATGCCGTGGTGATCAGAGCCCCCAAGGACCAGGCCGCGACGCTCGAGGTCAACAGCCGGACCGAGCACATCCGCTTCCGCTACATGCACATGAACCCGGAGGCGATGAACGCCAACGGAGTGCTCAACGGCCGTATCGTCACCGAAGGCGAGAAAATTGGCGTGATCTCGAACTATCTCGACCATCCTGCCGGCACGTCGATGCACTTGCATTTCGACGTTCAGCTGTTCACCCGCGACGGCTGGATCTGGGTCAGCCCCTACGTCACGCTGGTCTCGGCCTATGAGCGTCTGATCCACGCCCGCGGCCGCGAGATCGGCCCGGAGATCGCGGGCACCCCGCAGCCGGTCGCACACGCACTGCCCGAAGATGTGATCAAGCCAGATCCGCGCGAGGGATCGAGCAGCGAAGAGAACTGA